A DNA window from Pseudoalteromonas rubra contains the following coding sequences:
- the leuD gene encoding 3-isopropylmalate dehydratase small subunit, giving the protein MSVFHCGLLAPLDKNNVDTDQIIPKQFLTSTSRDGFDKALFYDWRYTDQGDPDPEFILNAPQYQGASVLLTRDNFGCGSSREHAPWALKQYGFTVILAQSFADIFFNNCGNNQMLCISLPASTLDSLFGLCERQADIQIEVDLAAQQLRSEHFAPIAFDVRPDIKARLLSGLDFIGETEQLNAQIDKFEQQLQAARPWQ; this is encoded by the coding sequence ATGAGCGTCTTTCACTGCGGTTTGTTAGCACCGCTGGATAAAAATAATGTCGATACCGATCAGATCATTCCTAAGCAATTTTTAACATCCACCAGTCGGGACGGCTTTGACAAGGCGCTTTTTTATGATTGGCGCTACACAGATCAAGGGGACCCGGACCCGGAGTTTATCCTTAACGCCCCCCAATATCAGGGGGCCAGTGTGCTGCTGACCCGGGATAACTTTGGCTGTGGGTCATCGCGTGAGCATGCGCCCTGGGCACTAAAGCAATACGGGTTTACGGTGATCCTGGCACAGAGCTTCGCCGATATCTTCTTCAATAACTGCGGCAATAATCAGATGCTGTGTATTAGTCTGCCCGCGAGTACTCTGGATAGTCTGTTTGGTTTGTGTGAACGTCAGGCCGATATTCAGATTGAAGTTGACCTGGCAGCGCAGCAGTTGCGTAGTGAGCATTTTGCGCCGATTGCGTTTGATGTCCGCCCGGATATCAAAGCCCGACTGCTGAGTGGACTGGACTTTATTGGTGAAACCGAGCAATTAAATGCTCAGATAGATAAGTTTGAACAGCAACTTCAGGCGGCGCGTCCCTGGCAGTAG
- the leuC gene encoding 3-isopropylmalate dehydratase large subunit encodes MAQTLYDKIWQAHVVASINEQTDLLYIDRHLVHEVTSPQAFAGLREKNRAVRCPHKTFATMDHNVSTKSRSIDAASEVSKNQLQALAKNCQEFGIELYDLSSVNQGIVHVMGPEQGITLPGTTIVCGDSHTSTHGAFGALAHGIGTSEVEHVLATQTLQQKKAKSLKIEITGTLRPTVTAKDLIMAVIGKLGTAGGTGFVAEFCGTAIEALSMEARMTLCNMSIEMGAKAGLIAPDQTTYEYLKGRPFAPQGKDFDQAVTYWQTLHTDPDAVFDSEVIISADEIQPQVTWGTSPEQVIGIDEAIPDPETEPDLIKAEAMRSALRYMGLRAGQKLTDAKVDTVFIGSCTNSRIEDLRAAAQVVAGKQVASGVEALIVPGSGLVKQQAEREGLADIFTAAGFEWREPGCSMCLAMNDDRLGMGKRCASTSNRNFEGRQGRGGRTHLVSPAMAAAAAIAGHFTDIQGEQA; translated from the coding sequence GTGGCACAAACATTATATGACAAAATCTGGCAGGCCCATGTGGTCGCCAGTATTAACGAACAAACCGATTTACTCTATATCGACAGGCATCTGGTACATGAGGTGACTTCGCCACAGGCCTTTGCGGGCTTACGTGAAAAAAACCGTGCGGTACGTTGCCCACATAAAACCTTTGCGACCATGGATCACAATGTGTCGACCAAAAGTCGCTCTATTGATGCGGCAAGTGAAGTCAGTAAAAATCAGCTTCAGGCATTGGCAAAGAACTGTCAGGAGTTCGGCATTGAGCTTTACGATCTGAGCTCAGTGAATCAGGGCATTGTGCACGTGATGGGTCCTGAGCAGGGGATCACCTTGCCAGGCACAACGATCGTCTGCGGTGACAGTCATACCTCAACGCATGGTGCATTTGGTGCATTGGCCCATGGGATCGGCACCTCTGAGGTAGAGCACGTGTTGGCGACTCAGACACTTCAGCAGAAGAAAGCAAAATCACTGAAAATTGAGATCACTGGCACATTGCGACCCACTGTCACGGCCAAGGATCTGATCATGGCGGTAATCGGCAAACTGGGCACGGCTGGCGGCACGGGCTTCGTGGCGGAGTTTTGCGGCACAGCTATTGAGGCTTTATCGATGGAAGCGCGTATGACACTATGCAATATGAGCATCGAAATGGGCGCGAAGGCTGGATTGATCGCACCGGATCAGACGACCTATGAGTATCTGAAAGGCCGCCCGTTTGCACCGCAGGGCAAAGACTTTGATCAGGCCGTCACCTACTGGCAAACGTTGCACACCGATCCTGACGCTGTCTTCGATAGCGAAGTGATCATCAGTGCCGATGAGATCCAACCCCAGGTTACCTGGGGCACCAGCCCTGAGCAAGTGATCGGGATCGATGAGGCCATTCCAGATCCGGAAACTGAACCGGATCTGATCAAGGCCGAAGCCATGCGCAGTGCACTGCGTTATATGGGGCTTCGTGCAGGCCAGAAACTGACCGATGCCAAAGTGGATACGGTATTTATCGGCTCTTGTACTAACAGCCGCATTGAAGATTTGCGTGCCGCGGCTCAGGTTGTGGCAGGCAAACAGGTTGCCAGTGGCGTTGAAGCCCTTATTGTTCCGGGTTCAGGTTTGGTCAAGCAGCAGGCTGAGCGCGAAGGGTTGGCGGACATTTTTACAGCTGCCGGCTTTGAATGGCGTGAACCGGGTTGCTCCATGTGCCTGGCGATGAATGATGATCGGCTCGGAATGGGTAAACGCTGCGCGTCAACGTCCAATCGTAATTTCGAAGGGCGTCAGGGTCGCGGTGGCAGAACCCACCTAGTGAGTCCTGCGATGGCAGCGGCCGCAGCGATTGCGGGTCACTTTACTGATATTCAAGGAGAGCAGGCATGA
- the leuB gene encoding 3-isopropylmalate dehydrogenase, with the protein MSQSNYQIAVLAGDGIGPEVMAVAELVLDKVSEVFGIGLERQHHAIGGAAIDEYGVALPDTTLAACEASDAILFGSVGGPKWEHLPPQEQPERASLLPLRKHFGLFCNLRPAQLLPALSAASPLRADISQQGFDILCVRELTGGIYFGEKGREGSGAEEAAFDTQRYSRQEIERIARFAFEAARLRSNRVTSVDKANVLASSVLWREVVCDVSKDYPDVELEHIYIDNAAMQLVKQPGQFDVLLCDNLFGDILSDECAMITGSMGLLPSASLNQSGFGLYEPAGGSAPDIAGKGIANPIAQILSAALMLRYSLAQDEAARRIEKAVAEAVAAGVGTPDIYPQGGYTTLDVAHAIVERI; encoded by the coding sequence ATGAGTCAATCAAATTATCAGATAGCAGTATTAGCCGGTGATGGCATTGGACCTGAGGTGATGGCTGTCGCTGAGCTGGTGCTCGATAAAGTCAGTGAGGTATTTGGTATTGGCTTAGAGCGCCAACATCACGCCATTGGCGGCGCGGCCATTGATGAATATGGTGTTGCGTTGCCCGACACAACTTTGGCAGCCTGCGAAGCATCAGATGCGATTTTGTTTGGTTCTGTCGGCGGACCTAAGTGGGAGCATTTGCCACCTCAGGAGCAGCCAGAGCGCGCCTCTTTGTTGCCGCTGAGAAAGCACTTCGGGTTGTTTTGTAATCTGCGCCCGGCGCAATTATTGCCAGCACTGAGTGCTGCCTCTCCGTTGCGGGCTGATATTAGCCAGCAGGGCTTTGATATTCTGTGCGTGCGTGAGTTAACCGGTGGCATTTATTTTGGTGAAAAAGGCCGTGAAGGTAGTGGTGCAGAGGAAGCTGCATTTGATACCCAACGTTACAGCCGTCAGGAAATCGAGCGTATTGCTCGCTTTGCCTTTGAAGCTGCCCGACTGAGAAGCAATCGCGTCACATCAGTGGATAAAGCCAATGTGTTAGCGTCGAGTGTGTTATGGCGTGAAGTGGTGTGTGACGTCAGTAAAGACTATCCGGATGTTGAGCTGGAACATATTTATATTGATAACGCGGCAATGCAACTGGTGAAGCAACCGGGCCAGTTCGATGTGCTGTTGTGTGACAATTTATTTGGCGACATTCTGTCTGATGAGTGTGCCATGATCACTGGGTCCATGGGCTTGCTACCGTCAGCTAGCCTGAATCAGTCCGGGTTTGGCTTGTATGAACCTGCGGGCGGTTCGGCGCCAGATATTGCCGGAAAAGGCATTGCTAACCCCATTGCGCAGATCCTCAGTGCAGCCCTGATGTTGCGTTACTCGCTGGCACAGGATGAAGCGGCAAGGCGTATAGAAAAGGCCGTCGCGGAAGCCGTCGCAGCTGGCGTGGGGACTCCGGATATCTATCCACAAGGGGGCTACACGACGTTGGATGTAGCTCATGCAATTGTCGAGCGGATCTAA